One stretch of Harmonia axyridis chromosome 1, icHarAxyr1.1, whole genome shotgun sequence DNA includes these proteins:
- the LOC123688894 gene encoding acylglycerol kinase, mitochondrial has translation MAFISKTAQKIRNNWKKSTFAALVLTYGYSWTKDYVQTQELMRVYCEKASHFGRQTIPGNRTPRTITVILNPNANKKNAVDEFEKYCAPIFHLAGILVNVLKTDSEGHARKLVEDLNNTDAIIVAGGDGTLCEVVTGLLRRTGESNNGLVPIAILPLGRNNTLATSLFPEQNHLKKVKSLVDASMAVVEESTKLVDVMKVEISGNETEGDSKPIYALSNLKWGAYRDAEVSKDKYWYYGPLRQYATYIFNGLKDSLTWKINADLVYSPPCEGCMNCMTKKENHSNQKWFQRFSVEKNQNNKYARIVNPECGTRHEKNIETSDLVISTCNISATDNHIPKLHLKIGPKSLNYFDFVKQGWNSEEGYERKFEEDVNARVLEIKPHETWSDKKGLWFSIDNDEFEVKPIKITLVPRFIKMFCKIEKQ, from the exons atggCTTTCATTTCTAAAACTGCACAAAAAATACGTAACAATTGGAAAAAATCCACTTTTGCAGCTTTAGTTTTAACCTATGGGTATAGTTGGACCAAAGATTATGTTCA AACTCAGGAATTAATGAGAGTGTACTGTGAAAAAGCCTCTCATTTTGGTAGGCAAACAATTCCAGGCAATAGGACACCAAGAACTATTACTGTTATTCTCAATCCAAAtgctaataaaaaaaatgcagttgatgaattcgaaaaatattgtGCACCAATTTTTCATTTGGCAGGTATCTtagtaaatgtattaaaaacaGATTCTGAGGGCCATGCAAGAAAGTTGGTCGAAGATTTAAACAACACAGATGCTATAATTGTAGCTGGTGGAGATGGTACTTTATGTGAAGTGGTGACAGGTCTCCTCAGAAGAACTGGAGAAAGTAACAATGGTCTTGTTCCTATAG CTATATTACCTCTCGGTAGAAATAATACTCTTGCAACAAGTTTATTTCCTGaacaaaatcatctgaaaaaagTGAAGTCTTTAGTAGATGCCTCCATGGCAGTTGTAGAAGAATCCACAAAATTGGTTGATGTAATGAAAGTAGAAATTagtggaaatgaaactgaaGGAGATTCAAAACCAATTTATGCATTGAGTAATTTGAAATGGGGAGCATATAGAGATGCAGAAGTTTCTAAAGATAAATATTGGTATTACGGACCTCTTAGGCAATATGCAACATATATATTTAATGG atTGAAAGATAGTTTGACATGGAAGATCAATGCAGATTTAGTTTATTCCCCTCCCTGTGAAGGATGTATGAATTGCATGACAAAAAAGGAAAATCATTCTAATCAAAAATGGTTTCAAAG attttcagtggaaaaaaatcaaaacaataaaTATGCAAGAATTGTGAACCCAGAATGTGGTACTcgtcatgaaaaaaatatagaaacttCTGATTTGGTTATTTCTACATGTAACATATCGGCTACTGATAATCATATTCCCAAATTGCATTTAAAAATCGGGCCTAAATCTTTGAACTATTTCGATTTTGTGAAACAAGGTTGGAATTCAGAAGAGGGTTATGAAAGAAAGTTTGAAGAAGATGTGAATGCCAGGGTACTGGAGATTAAACCTCATGAAACATGGAGTGACAAAAAGGGTTTGTGGTTTTCTATAGATAATGATGAGTTTGAAGTTAAGCCTATCAAGATAACTTTAGTACCTAGGTTCATTAAAATGTTTTGTAAAatagaaaaacaataa